The proteins below come from a single Solea solea chromosome 6, fSolSol10.1, whole genome shotgun sequence genomic window:
- the LOC131460377 gene encoding solute carrier family 2, facilitated glucose transporter member 11-like isoform X1, whose amino-acid sequence MCCRWCWESVDRFSMGFKCLSLLLRKSDHYALSQHVHSFVNYTWMLRYQVPVEESANKLIWTFIVAVLSLGAWTGAIHSGSLPVTYGRKKALMFNNVVAMVAAVLMLFSRTAKSFEMILLGRFLYGYNVGLGLSVHLMYLGESSPKKLRGFLTLTGSIFIGFGKVMGQIIGIKEMMGTEDMWPYLLAVSGIPAILQFVMLPFFPEAPRYLYIDKGDTEGCRRALEWLWQEDDLKLELDDMQKESESSRGEKAKTVKDVLSSRCVRWQLLTLTVPCAGIQFCGINALYFYAFDIFRESGVPKDQGHYLAIGLGATELIAVTLCSFLIDRAGRKKLMGYGYLLMGITMSLLTVMLSIKDLSPWIPYVNIALIFCVILIYGLGPSGVSMALPADLFLQAWRPSAYVISGTVNWLSMFVVGMLFGYIVDGLGQFCFLIFVAYSIFSAGFMIYFVPETKGKTMVEIMEEFNKLNYKNSLSDVETDDISLATKL is encoded by the exons ATGTGCTGTCGCTGGTGCTGGGAATCGGTGGATCGTTTCAGTATGGGATTCAAGTGTCTGTCATTGCTTCTCCGGAAGAG TGATCATTATGCCTTATCTCAGCATGTTCACAGTTTTGTGAACTACACATGGATGTTGAGGTACCAAGTTCCCGTGGAGGAATCAGCCAATAAGCTCATCTGGACCTTCATCGTGGCCGTGTTAAGTCTTGGAGCCTGGACCGGAGCCATTCACAGCGGCAGCCTTCCTGTCACTTACGGCCG GAAAAAAGCTCTGATGTTCAACAATGTCGTGGCGATGGTCGCAGCTGTGCTCATGCTCTTCAGCCGCACGGCCAAATCCTTCGAGATGATCTTGCTGGGCAGATTTCTCTATGGATATAATGTTG GTCTTGGCCTGAGTGTTCACCTCATGTATCTCGGGGAGAGTTCGCCAAAGAAGCTGAGAGGTTTCCTGACTCTCACCGGCTCCATCTTCATCGGTTTTGGCAAAGTTATGGGTCAAATAATTGGCATCAA GGAGATGATGGGAACAGAAGACATGTGGCCTTATCTCTTGGCTGTTAGTGGCATTCCTGCCATCCTGCAGTTTGTGATGCTGCCGTTCTTCCCCGAGGCTCCGCGATACCTTTACATTGACAAAGGAGACACTGAAGGATGCAGAAGAG CTTTAGAGTGGCTATGGCAGGAGGACGACCTGAAGCTGGAGCTGGACGACATgcagaaagagagcgagagctcACGGGGGGAGAAGGCCAAGACTGTGAAGGACGTGTTGAGCTCTCGCTGTGTGAGGTGGCAGCTGCTGACTCTCACCGTCCCCTGTGCTGGGATTCAGTTCTGCGGCATCAATGCA CTCTACTTCTACGCCTTTGACATCTTCCGTGAGTCAGGAGTGCCCAAGGACCAGGGACATTACCTGGCCATAGGTCTTGGAGCGACGGAGCTCATTGCCGTCACTCTGTGT TCTTTCCTCATAGATCGTGCTGGAAGAAAGAAGTTAATGGGTTATGGATATTTACTGATGGGCATCACGATGTCTCTGCTGACTGTGATGCTCTCCATCAAG gaCCTGAGCCCGTGGATCCCGTACGTGAACATCGCCCTCATCTTCTGTGTCATCCTCATTTATGGACTCGGACCCT CTGGAGTGTCTATGGCTCTTCCTGCTGATCTCTTCCTACAAGCCTGGCGTCCCTCTGCTTATGTGATCAGTGGAACAGTCAACTGGCTCAGCATGTTTGTCGTGGGAATGTTATTCGGCTACATAGTG GATGGACTCGGCCAGTTCTGCTTTCTGATTTTCGTGGCTTACTCCATTTTCAGCGCAGGattcatgatttattttgtccCAGAGACGAAAGGAAAGACAATGGTTGAGATTATGGAAGAGTTTAACAAACTGAATTACAAGAACAGTTTAAGTGACGTCGAAACAGATGACATTTCTCTTGCCACTAAACTTTGA
- the LOC131460377 gene encoding solute carrier family 2, facilitated glucose transporter member 11-like isoform X3 has translation MLRYQVPVEESANKLIWTFIVAVLSLGAWTGAIHSGSLPVTYGRKKALMFNNVVAMVAAVLMLFSRTAKSFEMILLGRFLYGYNVGLGLSVHLMYLGESSPKKLRGFLTLTGSIFIGFGKVMGQIIGIKEMMGTEDMWPYLLAVSGIPAILQFVMLPFFPEAPRYLYIDKGDTEGCRRALEWLWQEDDLKLELDDMQKESESSRGEKAKTVKDVLSSRCVRWQLLTLTVPCAGIQFCGINALYFYAFDIFRESGVPKDQGHYLAIGLGATELIAVTLCSFLIDRAGRKKLMGYGYLLMGITMSLLTVMLSIKDLSPWIPYVNIALIFCVILIYGLGPSGVSMALPADLFLQAWRPSAYVISGTVNWLSMFVVGMLFGYIVDGLGQFCFLIFVAYSIFSAGFMIYFVPETKGKTMVEIMEEFNKLNYKNSLSDVETDDISLATKL, from the exons ATGTTGAGGTACCAAGTTCCCGTGGAGGAATCAGCCAATAAGCTCATCTGGACCTTCATCGTGGCCGTGTTAAGTCTTGGAGCCTGGACCGGAGCCATTCACAGCGGCAGCCTTCCTGTCACTTACGGCCG GAAAAAAGCTCTGATGTTCAACAATGTCGTGGCGATGGTCGCAGCTGTGCTCATGCTCTTCAGCCGCACGGCCAAATCCTTCGAGATGATCTTGCTGGGCAGATTTCTCTATGGATATAATGTTG GTCTTGGCCTGAGTGTTCACCTCATGTATCTCGGGGAGAGTTCGCCAAAGAAGCTGAGAGGTTTCCTGACTCTCACCGGCTCCATCTTCATCGGTTTTGGCAAAGTTATGGGTCAAATAATTGGCATCAA GGAGATGATGGGAACAGAAGACATGTGGCCTTATCTCTTGGCTGTTAGTGGCATTCCTGCCATCCTGCAGTTTGTGATGCTGCCGTTCTTCCCCGAGGCTCCGCGATACCTTTACATTGACAAAGGAGACACTGAAGGATGCAGAAGAG CTTTAGAGTGGCTATGGCAGGAGGACGACCTGAAGCTGGAGCTGGACGACATgcagaaagagagcgagagctcACGGGGGGAGAAGGCCAAGACTGTGAAGGACGTGTTGAGCTCTCGCTGTGTGAGGTGGCAGCTGCTGACTCTCACCGTCCCCTGTGCTGGGATTCAGTTCTGCGGCATCAATGCA CTCTACTTCTACGCCTTTGACATCTTCCGTGAGTCAGGAGTGCCCAAGGACCAGGGACATTACCTGGCCATAGGTCTTGGAGCGACGGAGCTCATTGCCGTCACTCTGTGT TCTTTCCTCATAGATCGTGCTGGAAGAAAGAAGTTAATGGGTTATGGATATTTACTGATGGGCATCACGATGTCTCTGCTGACTGTGATGCTCTCCATCAAG gaCCTGAGCCCGTGGATCCCGTACGTGAACATCGCCCTCATCTTCTGTGTCATCCTCATTTATGGACTCGGACCCT CTGGAGTGTCTATGGCTCTTCCTGCTGATCTCTTCCTACAAGCCTGGCGTCCCTCTGCTTATGTGATCAGTGGAACAGTCAACTGGCTCAGCATGTTTGTCGTGGGAATGTTATTCGGCTACATAGTG GATGGACTCGGCCAGTTCTGCTTTCTGATTTTCGTGGCTTACTCCATTTTCAGCGCAGGattcatgatttattttgtccCAGAGACGAAAGGAAAGACAATGGTTGAGATTATGGAAGAGTTTAACAAACTGAATTACAAGAACAGTTTAAGTGACGTCGAAACAGATGACATTTCTCTTGCCACTAAACTTTGA
- the LOC131460377 gene encoding solute carrier family 2, facilitated glucose transporter member 11-like isoform X2, whose protein sequence is MCCRWCWESVDRFSMGFKCLSLLLRKSDHYALSQHVHSFVNYTWMLRYQVPVEESANKLIWTFIVAVLSLGAWTGAIHSGSLPVTYGRKKALMFNNVVAMVAAVLMLFSRTAKSFEMILLGRFLYGYNVGLGLSVHLMYLGESSPKKLRGFLTLTGSIFIGFGKVMGQIIGIKEMMGTEDMWPYLLAVSGIPAILQFVMLPFFPEAPRYLYIDKGDTEGCRRALEWLWQEDDLKLELDDMQKESESSRGEKAKTVKDVLSSRCVRWQLLTLTVPCAGIQFCGINALYFYAFDIFRESGVPKDQGHYLAIGLGATELIAVTLCDLSPWIPYVNIALIFCVILIYGLGPSGVSMALPADLFLQAWRPSAYVISGTVNWLSMFVVGMLFGYIVDGLGQFCFLIFVAYSIFSAGFMIYFVPETKGKTMVEIMEEFNKLNYKNSLSDVETDDISLATKL, encoded by the exons ATGTGCTGTCGCTGGTGCTGGGAATCGGTGGATCGTTTCAGTATGGGATTCAAGTGTCTGTCATTGCTTCTCCGGAAGAG TGATCATTATGCCTTATCTCAGCATGTTCACAGTTTTGTGAACTACACATGGATGTTGAGGTACCAAGTTCCCGTGGAGGAATCAGCCAATAAGCTCATCTGGACCTTCATCGTGGCCGTGTTAAGTCTTGGAGCCTGGACCGGAGCCATTCACAGCGGCAGCCTTCCTGTCACTTACGGCCG GAAAAAAGCTCTGATGTTCAACAATGTCGTGGCGATGGTCGCAGCTGTGCTCATGCTCTTCAGCCGCACGGCCAAATCCTTCGAGATGATCTTGCTGGGCAGATTTCTCTATGGATATAATGTTG GTCTTGGCCTGAGTGTTCACCTCATGTATCTCGGGGAGAGTTCGCCAAAGAAGCTGAGAGGTTTCCTGACTCTCACCGGCTCCATCTTCATCGGTTTTGGCAAAGTTATGGGTCAAATAATTGGCATCAA GGAGATGATGGGAACAGAAGACATGTGGCCTTATCTCTTGGCTGTTAGTGGCATTCCTGCCATCCTGCAGTTTGTGATGCTGCCGTTCTTCCCCGAGGCTCCGCGATACCTTTACATTGACAAAGGAGACACTGAAGGATGCAGAAGAG CTTTAGAGTGGCTATGGCAGGAGGACGACCTGAAGCTGGAGCTGGACGACATgcagaaagagagcgagagctcACGGGGGGAGAAGGCCAAGACTGTGAAGGACGTGTTGAGCTCTCGCTGTGTGAGGTGGCAGCTGCTGACTCTCACCGTCCCCTGTGCTGGGATTCAGTTCTGCGGCATCAATGCA CTCTACTTCTACGCCTTTGACATCTTCCGTGAGTCAGGAGTGCCCAAGGACCAGGGACATTACCTGGCCATAGGTCTTGGAGCGACGGAGCTCATTGCCGTCACTCTGTGT gaCCTGAGCCCGTGGATCCCGTACGTGAACATCGCCCTCATCTTCTGTGTCATCCTCATTTATGGACTCGGACCCT CTGGAGTGTCTATGGCTCTTCCTGCTGATCTCTTCCTACAAGCCTGGCGTCCCTCTGCTTATGTGATCAGTGGAACAGTCAACTGGCTCAGCATGTTTGTCGTGGGAATGTTATTCGGCTACATAGTG GATGGACTCGGCCAGTTCTGCTTTCTGATTTTCGTGGCTTACTCCATTTTCAGCGCAGGattcatgatttattttgtccCAGAGACGAAAGGAAAGACAATGGTTGAGATTATGGAAGAGTTTAACAAACTGAATTACAAGAACAGTTTAAGTGACGTCGAAACAGATGACATTTCTCTTGCCACTAAACTTTGA
- the hdhd3 gene encoding haloacid dehalogenase-like hydrolase domain-containing protein 3, giving the protein MRGRLSWVLWDVKDTLLKVRVSVGEQYCREAERMGLSLTPAEVDAAFHQAYRCYSSKYPNYGITQGLDGQSWWMGVIRNTFSQCRVDDQVLLNAMAHNLYHNFCNADTWEVFPDSKKALESCSSLGLKLGVVSNFDSRLERILHACDLLSHFSFLVTSEDAGVAKPDPIIFDKALQKCGVPAASVAHVGDHHVNDYLTSRSVGINGVLLDRQNNQNQVDVEREHRLSSLEELPSWLQQRMK; this is encoded by the exons GCTGGGTGCTATGGGATGTGAAGGATACCCTGCTGAAGgtgcgtgtgtctgtgggaGAGCAGTACTGCAGGGAGGCTGAGCGCATGGGCCTGAGCCTCACTCCCGCGGAGGTGGACGCTGCTTTCCACCAAGCGTATCGGTGCTATTCCAGCAAATACCCAAACTACGGCATCACACAGGGTCTGGATGGACAGTCTTGGTGGATGGGGGTGATCCGGAACACTTTCTCCCAGTGCAGAGTGGATGACCAAGTCTTATTAAATGCCATGGCTCACAACCTGTATCATAATTTCTGCAATGCAGACACCTGGGAG GTGTTTCCAGACTCGAAGAAGGCCCTGGAGAGTTGCTCTTCTCTAGGACTGAAGCTGGGTGTGGTGTCCAACTTTGATAGCCGTTTGGAGAGAATCTTACATGCGTGTGACCTGCTGTCTCACTTCTCCTTCTTGGTCACGTCAGAGGACGCAGGTGTAGCAAAGCCCGATCCGATCATCTTCGACAAGGCGCTGCAGAAATGTGGCGTCCCGGCCGCTAGCGTGGCTCACGTCGGAGACCACCATGTGAACGATTACCTGACCTCTCGGTCTGTGGGCATCAACGGGGTCCTTTTAGACAGACAGAACAATCAGAACCAAGTCGATGTTGAGCGAGagcatcggctcagctcgctggAGGAGCTGCCATCATGGCTCCAGCAGCGCATGAAATAA
- the tgfa gene encoding LOW QUALITY PROTEIN: protransforming growth factor alpha (The sequence of the model RefSeq protein was modified relative to this genomic sequence to represent the inferred CDS: inserted 1 base in 1 codon), whose protein sequence is MTRIFWDAIFLISGSLFTFGAGPNNSTIQTPISFNTNSVVAPNTSISNSAASVGATLATATDVHPDKNSLFTFGEGRTDSSLITSGVPIHANDSSSSSSSTSGSTTTTTVATTTTSTPPLKKFVAAAVRSHFDDCPDSHRHFCFHGTCRFLILEGTLACVCHPGFIGMRCEHADLLAVVATNHRQQTVATVLVLCVIGCVLXHGVVYTVTLLVAAGLSKAALRTSLHPGQARSFPLSF, encoded by the exons ATGACACGGATTTTCTGGGACGCAATTTTCCTCATAAGCG gTTCCCTCTTTACGTTTGGAGCGGGGCCGAACAATTCAACAATCCAAACTCCCATTTCCTTCAATACAAACTCTGTTGTCGCTCCAAACACATCAATAAGCAACTCTGCGGCGAGTGTCGGTGCAACCCTCGCGACTGCGACTGACGTCCATCCAGATAAAA attccCTCTTTACATTTGGAGAAGGTCGGACTGATTCGTCACTCATCACTTCTGGCGTTCCCATCCATGCAAAtgactccagcagcagcagcagcagcaccagtggTTCCACGACCACAACCACTGTGGCTACTACTACCACAAGCACCCCCCCACTTAAGA AGTTTGTGGCGGCGGCTGTTCGATCTCATTTCGACGACTGTCCGGACTCCCACCGCCATTTCTGCTTCCACGGTACATGTCGCTTCCTGATACTGGAGGGGACGCTCGCATGTGT GTGTCATCCAGGATTCATCGGGATGAGGTGTGAACACGCCGACCTCCTTGCCGTCGTAGCAACTAACCACAGACAGCAGACGGTTGCCACAGTGCTGGTGTTGTGTGTTATTGGGTGTGTTC GTCATGGTGTTGTGTACACTGTTACA TTGCTGGTTGCGGCAGGACTGTCGAAGGCGGCGCTACGCACATCACTACATCCAGGACAAGCACGAAGCTTCCCGTTATCCTTCTGA
- the slc2a11a gene encoding solute carrier family 2, facilitated glucose transporter member 11 — MSHSPAQKGSSLNLVLMVLAAGTGGTLQYGYNLAIMNAPATFIQTFVNATVLERWDIQLQDYQVTLVWTIIVSIFSLGGFAGALIAGPMTIRFGRKKCLLLNNIFLMAGALLAVTSRAAKSFEMIIISRVLVGINCGISMNVQPMYFGESAPKHLRGAASLSSAVFAAFGVMLGQVVGIKEVLGSEPCWEYLLASNAIPGLIQLLTLPWFPESPRYLLIDKGDKEACIKALRCLRGCEVQSSELNEILQEQAETKGMRPRRPWELFSDRSVRWQLISVMIISSAMQLCGNDSIYFYASYVFKEAGIADDKIQYITIGTGSCELTACIMCSLLVEYKGRRFMLMGGFILMTVWAVVFTLALSFQNSISWMSYLSMTCIFTYILSFGMGPAGVTGILPTEIFNQAARPAAYMIAGSMMWINLFITGMVFPFLVSELKQYCFVPFAVVCLLSTLYVGLFLPETKGKSLSVITSEFHKLNFKGQDQKCPDSQTEAQYQLGEVSLSTAI, encoded by the exons ATGTCACACTCTCCTGCACAGAAG GGCAGTTCTCTGAACCTGGTGCTGATGGTTCTCGCCGCAGGCACAGGAGGAACTCTTCAGTACGGCTACAACCTCGCTATTATGAATGCACCTGCAACT TTTATTCAGACGTTTGTCAACGCGACAGTCCTGGAGCGCTGGGACATCCAGTTGCAGGACTACCAAGTGACGCTGGTGTGGACAATCATCGTCTCCATCTTCTCACTGGGGGGATTCGCTGGGGCTCTTATTGCAGGACCTATGACCATACGCTTTGGGAG GAAGAAATGCCTGCTGCTGAACAACATTTTCCTCATGGCTGGCGCGCTCTTAGCCGTGACGAGCAGAGCCGCCAAATCTTTTGAGATGATCATCATCTCACGTGTCCTCGTTGGAATAAATTGTG gAATCAGCATGAACGTGCAGCCCATGTACTTTGGAGAAAGTGCACCAAAGCACCTGCGGGGGGCTGCCTCACTGTCGTCGGCTGTTTTCGCCGCTTTTGGTGTCATGTTGGGACAAGTGGTGGGAATCAA aGAGGTTTTGGGTAGTGAGCCGTGTTGGGAGTACCTTCTTGCCAGTAACGCCATCCCTGGCCTCATTCAGCTCCTGACCTTGCCGTGGTTTCCAGAAAGTCCCAGATACCTGCTCATTGACAAGGGCGACAAGGAGGCTTGTATTAAAG cTCTGCGGTGTCTGCGTGGCTGTGAAGTCCAGAGCAGTGAGCTGAATGAAATTCTGCAGGAACAGGCAGAAACCAAAGGCATGAGGCCAAGAAGACCCTGGGAGCTTTTCAGTGATCGCTCTGTTCGCTGGCAGCTCATCTCTGTCATGATCATCAGCAGTGCCATGCAGCTCTGTGGCAATGACTCG atttatTTCTATGCGTCGTACGTGTTTAAAGAAGCCGGAATAGCCGATGATAAAATCCAGTATATCACCATCGGCACCGGCTCGTGTGAATTAACAGCGTGTATAATGTGT AGTCTGCTGGTTGAATACAAAGGTCGCAGGTTCATGTTGATGGGAGGGTTCATCCTCATGACGGTCTGGGCCGTTGTTTTCACACTCGCACTTTCTTTTCAG AACTCCATATCCTGGATGTCGTACCTGAGCATGACCTGCATCTTCACCTACATTCTCAGCTTTGGCATGGGACCAG CTGGAGTGACGGGCATTCTGCCCACAGAGATCTTCAATCAGGCCGCTCGGCCGGCTGCCTACATGATTGCCGGCTCCATGATGTGGATCAACCTCTTCATCACCGGAATGGTTTTCCCATTCCTCGTG AGCGAGCTGAAGCAGTACTGTTTTGTGCCTTTCGCAGTGGTCTGCCTGTTATCCACGCTCTACGTCGGCCTGTTTCTGCCCGAGACCAAGGGGAAGTCTCTGTCGGTCATCACAAGTGAATTCCACAAGCTCAACTTCAAAGGCCAGGACCAAAAGTGTCCAGACTCTCAGACTGAAGCTCAGTATCAGCTGGGTGAAGTTAGTCTTTCCACGGCCATCTAG